The window AACTCATTATCATTGCTTTACTTATTATTTTGATTTTCGGCACCAAGAAATTACGTTCTTTAGGTTCTGATTTAGGTGAATCACTCAAAGGCTTTAAAAAAGCGATGAGCGATGATGAAAAAGCAAAAGCAGAACAAGAAAAGCAAGATGCTGACTTCGCACCTAAAAATATTACGGAACAACAGGCTGCTGAGAAGAAAGAAAGCCC is drawn from Providencia huaxiensis and contains these coding sequences:
- the tatA gene encoding twin-arginine translocase TatA/TatE family subunit — translated: MESTFAMAAFGSPWQLIIIALLIILIFGTKKLRSLGSDLGESLKGFKKAMSDDEKAKAEQEKQDADFAPKNITEQQAAEKKESPVESKNKEQG